Genomic segment of uncultured Desulfobacter sp.:
GGCGTCGTAATATCCGGTTTCCACAATTACTTCATCCTCGTCCAGATCGAGGTTTGAGCCCCGGACCACGTCCATGACCAGCTTTTCAAGTTCATCCATGGACCCTGTAAAGCAGACATTGTTAACAGCGGCCATGGCCGCAGCTTCAGCGCAATTCTGGTACCGGTTTTTTTCCTTGAGAAAAAAACCGATATCCAGCACCCAGGCCAGGAGGGTCAGAACAAACATGATGGTCAGGGCAAACATAACGGCAAAATTGCCCTGTTCCGAATTTAAGAGCCCCTGTATATTTGGGGGCGCTCCTGACAGACCGCTGTGTACTCTCTTTTGTCTCCCATGTCGGGGGCTATGCATCCAGGCGCCGTCCAAACCGGTTAAGCAGCAGAGAGTTGCCCACAACGGACAAGGATGAAAACCACATGGCGATGGCAGCGGCTTCCGGGGTTAATGAGATTCTGAATTCCGGGTAAAGGACACCTGCGGCCACGGGGATCATCATAACATTGTAGAAAAAGGCCCAGAAAAAATTGCGTTTGATGGTGGAGAGGGTTTTTTTGCCCAGCCGGACAGCCCGGTTCACATCGTTTAAATCGTTTTTTACCAGCACCACCTCACAGGTCTCTTTGGCCACATCCGTGCCCGAACCAATGGCGATGCCAATGTCCGCCTGGGCCAGGGCCGGGGCATCGTTGATGCCGTCACCCACCATGGCGACCTTTAACCCTTTGGCCTGCCATTTTTTTACCTGATTGATCTTATCTTCGGGCATTACCTCGGCCGCCACTTCCGTGATGCCGGCCTGTTGTGCCGCCCAGCGTGCTGCGGCTTTGTTGTCCCCGGATACCAGGGCGGTCTGGATGCCTGCCGCATGCAACTGCGCTATGGCATCCTTGGCCTCGGGTTTGATCTGGTCTTCCAGGGCGATTACTCCTTTTACCTGGTGATCCAGACTGATGAAAACAAGACTTTTTCCCTGGTCGGCCAACTCCTGACCACGGGTTTTGATCGTATCGGGCATGTTGTCGTCGGCCACCAGCGCCAGGTTTCCGGCCCTGAGCAGTTGGCCGTCAAGGCGGCATTCAATTCCCCTGCCCGACAGTTCTTTTGAGTCCGAGGTGATTTCAGGATCTATGCCTTTTTCCCGGGCAAACCGGGTCACGGCCGGTGCCAGGGGGTGGCTGGAGTTGTCTTCGGCTGAGGCAGCCCAGGAAAGTAACTGTTCTTCTTCAATACCTTGGGCCGGAAAAATACCTGTCACCGAAGGCGTGCCCGTGGTCAGGGTGCCGGTTTTGTCAAACAGGATCATGTCCAGGTGGGAAATGTTTTCCAGGGCAGACCCTTTTTTAAACAGGATCCCCCGGTTAAGGCCTATACCGGATCCCACCATGACGGCCGTGGGGGTGGCAAGTCCCAGTGCGCAGGGGCAGGCAATCACAAGCACAGCGATCATGCGTTCAAAGGCAAATAAAAACGGGGTGCTGCCGGCTGGAATAAACCCTGGAGCCGCTATGTACCAGATGGCAAATGTTATCAAAGAGACAACCGTAACTACGGGAACAAAAATGTTCGATGCCGTGTCGGCCACCCGCTGGATGGGGGCTTTGTCTGCCTGGGCATCCTCCACCATTTTAATAATGCCGGACAGAACCGTATCGTTACCGGTGCGAGTGGTGGTCATTGTGATGGCTGCGGACATATTGATGGTGGCACCTGTGACGGCATCACCCGCAGATTTTTGAACTGGGAAGGATTCGCCTGTGAGCATGGATTCATCCACCGCGGTTTTTCCCCCAAGGATCTCGCCGTCCACGGGGATTTTTTCTCCGGCCAGCACCCGGACCGTATCCCCGGGAACGACCATGGAAACATCCACAATCTGTTCCTTGCCGTCCTTGATCACCCTGGCTGTGTCCGCATTTAATGCCAGCAGGGTTTTAAGCGCCTGGCCGGTTTTGCCCTTGGCTCTGGCCTCAAGCATCTTGCCGATCATGATAAATGTGATGAGCATGGCAGCACTGTCAAAAAACAGCATCTGGGAGGCATCTAAGAAGATCAGGGAAAACAGACTGTAAAAGTAGGCGGCACTGACCCCTAAGGTGATAAGCACATCCATATTGGCCAGTCGGTTCTTTAGCGAATAATAGGCCCCTTCAAAAAAGGTCCGGCCGGAAACGATCATTACCGCCGTGGCCATGATGCAAAGGATGATATTGGTGACCACAGGACCAAAGGGCATCACATGCATGATGGCCATCATGGGAATGGTGATGCCCAGCGCAAATAAAAATCTGAATTTTTCCCGGCGGCCCCCTGTATGCTCGTCGCCAGTTTCAAAGAATGCCGTGTAACCAGCGTTTTTGACTACCTCCAACACCTTCTGGTCATCCATAATATTCGGATCATATGAAACAAAGCCTTTTTCAAGGGGCAGGTTGATGGCCGTGTTTGCGATGCCTTCTGTCTTTGCAAACGCCTTTTCAATGGCCAGGGCACAGTTGGCACAATGCATGCCCTGGATGGAAAAGCTCAAATTACAGAGGGTCGGGGGATCATCCGGAGTATCGGTTTCCGAATTAACTTGCTCCTCTGGGGCTCTGCCTTCTTCTGCAACGGCTTGCGGAGTCAGAGCATAACCCTCCTCAAGAATGGCAGCCTTGAGTTCTGATAAATCGGCTGTGTCGCCTTCCAGAGCCAGGGTGACTTTTTCCTGTTCAAATGAAGCAACTACATCACTGACACCGTCAAATTTTTCCAGGGCTTTTTTGACGGCGTTTTCGCAGTGGGAGCACATCATGCCGTATACGTTTATTTCATGGGTGGTGGTCATCGGGTTTTAAATCTCTTTGGCCGTGAAACCGAATTCAGAGATATCCTTGATTACTGTATTCATATCCACTTCACTTCGGGCATCAAACTGTGCCTTTTTTGCTTCAAGATCCACGGAAACATTTGTTCCCACTTTTTCCAGATACTTTTTGACTCTGTTCACACAATGTTGGCAGGACATGCCTTCTACACTCAAATTTTTTTGCATATCATTAATCCTTTCTAAGGTTGTCAATATAGTTCAGAACATTCTTGGCACACTATTAATATGGTAAAAACGATCAGGCTTGTGTCAATATCTATTACAAAGAAAAAAGTTTGCCAAGGCATTTATTTATGCCTTGATGAGAAAAAGTTCTTTTGCAATTGTTGGTCAACTGTTTTTTGCTCCGGTTCGTGTGCCAACGCCCAGTGCTGCCAGGGCCAGGACAGAACAAAAGCCCGATACCAGGCAGATGCCTTGAATGCCGTAAGCAGACCAGATAAGGCCGCCTGAAAATGCCCCGATGATTCGGCCGATGCCGCCCACGGCAAAAAATGCCGCCATGGTCGCGGCCCTGGATTCGGGGAGAAGCTCGGTACCCAGGCTCATGGAAGAGACAATCGTAAATTCAAAAAACAGGAACAGGGCAAACAGGCCGGACAGAATCAGGACGATGCCCGATTCGGTGAATGGTAAAACCAGATAGATTACCGCGGTGGCGGCCGTGCCCATGAGTACCGATCGTTTAAGACCGAGCCTATCGGAAAAAAGGGCGCTGCCGCCTTCGGCCGTAAATTCGGCCACGCCGATGAGAACGGTACTCATGCCGATCTGGGCCAGGGAGAGTCCGCAGGCATTTTCCAGCCAGACCCCGTAAATGACAAATACATTGTCATTGGCCAGGGACATAAAAAAGACAAAGATCAGTAAACCAACTACTTTTTTGTTCTGTAAAAGTCCTTTCCAATCAACGCGTACCCGTACCGTTTTTTTATCCGGTTGCCGGGCCGGGGCAAGTTTGAGAAGCAAAAAAAAACAGGCAACCGTGAGGATGGCCACTATTTTAAAGGGCGCCTGCCAGGAGAAGTGGGACATGATAAAGCCGGCCGCAGGAATGGTCAGCAAGGTGGCGCCGGCCCAGGAAATTTCTGTGAAGCCGATGAATCTGCCCCGTTGGGCATAGGGAACCTGGGAAGCGATTTGCGCCTGCAGACTTGGATCAAACAGACTTTTGGCAAGCCCGGCCAGAAACAACCCTGCCAGGACCACACCATACACAGGGAACAAGGCAATACCCACACACCCGATGCAACACAGAGCAACCGCCAGCAGCAGGACGGGTTTATTGCCAACGCGGTCGGCAAATAAGGCACCCAAGGGCCCAAGCACAGCCGTGGCCTGGTTGACGGCGATTAATGAGGTGACGGCCGTCAGGGGAACCCCAAGACCCCTGGCAAGTTCCGGAGCAAAGGGGTAGACCATGCGCCGGGCGGTATTCAACATCAGTTTGCTGAACGTGGCTATGCCAATAAATGCGGTAAACCCACGCGATCGGTTTGTCGTCAATTTTTTTACCCGAATTTAAAAGACTGCCAGAAGCCTGAATTTATCAAAGATTAAAAGCAGACCAATGACAATGAGGAGTCCGCCTGCACACTTATTGATAATGCCCATGGCACGGGTGGCCTTTTTCATGAAGCCAAGCATGGAGTTGATGAAAATGGATATCAATATAAACGGTAAAGCCATGCCCGCAGAATAGGTGGCCAAAAGCAGCACGCCTTTAAGGATGGTATCCTGGCTGCCGGCCACAATGAGAATGCTGCCCAGCATAGGTCCGATGCACGGGCTCCAGCCCGCACCAAAGGCCATGCCGATCAAAAATGTGCCAAAGAGATGAAAGGGGGTTTCCTTGAAATGAAATTTGCGTTCAAATTGAAAACTTTTAATGTTGATAATACCCAGTAGATGCAGCCCGAAAATCAGGATGATACCGCCGCCCACATACCGTACCACCCAGGAATACTGGGAGGCAAGCCCGCCAAGAAAAGAGGCGGATGCCCCGAACAAAATAAAAATAGAGGAGAAACCCGCCACATAGGCCAGGGTGGACAGGATCACCTTTTTACGGACTTCTTTGTCGTCGGCCGTCAGTTCATCCAGAGAAAGTCCCGTGATAAAGCTGAAATAGGCCGGGATCAACGGCAGTACACAAGGGGAGAGAAATGACAAAAGACCTGCGACAAAAGCGGCAGGAAATGTAATGGTCTGGGTCAGCATGTCGTTGTTTCTTAAAATTTCTGATTGGACGAAAATCCCCCAACCACGCGTTTGCATTCAGCGTCACACTAAGCTTTTTGCTGTTGGTTTTCAAGGGGCCGTTGCAAGCTGTGGCGTGAAAAAAAGCAACCAAAATGAATCAGAACACATCAATGCCGGTCAGATTTGCCCCCTGCAAACAATTTCTTCCCTTGTGCTTGGCTTTATACAGCAACTGGTCGCAGGCGTCTGTTAATTCCTGGGTAGAGATGTGTCGATTGTCGGTCAGGGTGATGACCCCTAAACTGACTGTGACAACTTGCGCAACCTCTGATGTTTTGTGGGGAATGGCCAGGGTCTCAACACCGGATCTGATAGCCTCTGCCATTTTTAAAGCACCTGGATGTGCCGTGGACGGCAGAATGCAGCAAAATTCCTCTCCGCCGTAGCGAAATGCCATATCCGAAGTTCGTCTCATCAGTGTTTCAAGCAGATTGGATATTTCGCGAAGGCAGTCATCCCCGGCCACATGACCGTAATGGTCATTGAACGGTTTAAAAAAATCAACATCCATGAGAATTAAAGACAACGGGGCGCCTGAACGGCCTTGCTCTTTTATGCGCTGGGCCAGTGTATCATCAAAAAAACGGCGGTTGAAAAGTCCTGTGAGTCCGTCCTTATTAGCAAGCTTTTCTAACAGTTTGTTTTTTTCTTCCAGTTCCTTGGTGGTGCAACTGATCAGATGACTCATGGATTTTAAAATTCGGAACCGTCTTAAATCTGCCCGTGGCAGCTCAATCTTGTCTTTACAATTTTTGTTTTCATGGAAAATTTTGCAGGTTTCTGATTCAGACAGGGCCAGCACGGTCATGGTCTGGTGCAGAAAATGGGGGGTATTGTTTTTATCTGTGTAGCATTCACCAAAGGTAAAAAAACCGGCTGAACAGGAGGTGCCGTCCAAGGCTGCCATATCAACCGCAATATCATCTTCAAAAAGCGTTTTTCTATTTTCACAGGAGTAGACGAAAAAGGCATCGGGCTCATATCCGTGCAGTTCTCTTCCCATGCGTCTGGCCCCTTCTTCCTGGAGTCCTGCATCACAATAACTGAACCGCACCTGCTCTCCGGTATAACATTGTTTTAAAACATTAAACGATCCATCAGGATTAACAGCCCAGACCGGATTGGTGATATGCATACCGCCTCTTTTTATCATAACCGGGAAATAATTCATCAGATATACCGATGAAGGATTCGTTTCAATGCCCAGATACTGCCGGTATATATCTTTGACGGATTTATGATCAATGCTGTAGATCCTGTGGCCCTCCGCCCGGGTGACGGTCATTGTTTTGCCAATGGGGGTCCAACTTAAATTGTGGGCCGTGTTAACACATAAATTAGGGCCTGAGAGCGCTGCCCCTGCAAATCCGTGTTCTGTCAGCTCCTGTTCCGTGAACACAAACGTTCGGCTTGCCAATTCGTCATATCCACTGGCCATACCGCCGGCAATGACGACATCTTCAAGTTCCTGGTTCAGCGCTTCAAGAAAAGGAATGGCATTGACATAATTGCCGTCTTTCGCGCCGCAGCCAAAAACAATGACCGCATTGGTTCCGAGGGCATTGAGCGCGTTTGCCATTTCCTTACCCCCGGCCTGTAGATCATCATTCTGTGAGATTAAAGCAGATGCGACCCTGGTTTTTTCAAAAGCGGTAAAGCTGATTACAATAGATTGTTCCAGAATATTTGCACCTAAAACTTCTCCTGCCGAGCTTGCACCGATTATGGCACAGCCGGGAAACAGTTGACAGAGCAGTGATCGAAGGTGGCTTACCATATCCATGTCTGAGATACCGCAGAACACCTGGATCAGAATATTTTCAGGCGAATAATTTTTAAACTCGGATCTTATTTTTTTTAAATCGTTATCATTATTATAGACAAAATTTATGCATTTCATACAACCCTTCCTCGTCGATAGCGGGCCTTGGGCGGTTTTTATTTTCAATCTTGCGGAGTGTTGCGATAGAATTTCCCCAAGTATTGTTCAAAACGATGGAACTGATCAATGACTTTTTAAGCGATTTAAATATAAATAACTATAATCTGTTTTGGGCTCTATAACAAGTCTGCAAAAGCGGATAATCATTTGTTTTGATCATCTTTTTTGTTCAATAGAAGGTCTTGACAAAACAGCCCTTGCCATTTAATAATCATTGGAAAATATTCCATTTATCAATTTGTTATTACGTTTATTCTTAATCTTCCACAGGGGAAGAAGTACAAGCGGTTCAATTTATCAATTCGCAATCCCAATTTGGGATTTTAGCGTTGGGTTGTAACTGCCTCTTTGCCTCTCCGTGTTTAATCGCCAACGCTGTCCACAGTAATGTTTGATCTTTTCATTTCTTAAGGAGGTTTACATGTTAAAAAGACAAATCGTTTTTTTTCTGGCCGCAGGGTTGATGCTTTTATCTTGCACAGGTCTGATTTTTGCCGCCACTGAATGCAAGGAGTGTGAAGAGGTCGCCAAAGGCAAAATCCCAGCGCAGTTTTTAGATCCCAGCCTCAAAATGCTGCCCTCCGGCATTGCAATATGGGATGTTGAAGAGGCGATTCCCGCCTTGAAGGATAAAAATGCGAAATATTTATGGGTGGACACAAGGCCCGGATCATTTCTTGACATCGGTACAACAAAAGATGCGGTAAATCTGGTGTGTGATCTCCAGGGGGAACCTATTCCCGCAGCGGATGCTCCCAATGCCATCACTAAGGATAAACTTATTGCAGCCATGCAGAAGATTGATCCGGACATCAGTTCAGTGACCGCGGTTTTCTTTTGCCAGGGCCCCAAATGTCACAGAAGCTACAACGCGGCGTTAAGATGTGTAAAAGATTACGGACTTGCTGTGGATCAGGTGGTGTGGTTCAGGGGCGGGTATCCTGATCTGGAAAAGCATATTTTGTCAGATCCCAAGCTCAAAAGACGAATTACGAAATATCTGCGAGGCAAAGTTACCCAGTAGATGCAATATACGCCCAGCTGCCTGTAATTTAAGTAGTACCTGAACGGAAATCTGTGTTTGGACGAAAAGTTGCCCAGATGCAAGGCGCAAGCAAAGCTGCAACCGGAGCGTACTGTAGTACGTGAGGTCTGATCTTATGATTTGGCAGCTTTGTGCAGCAACACCGCAGGTGGGTGACTTTGTGGGCATACGCCCCTCTAACGAGCCGTTCAAACACTAAGTATTCATCATAATTGAGACAGACACCAATGAAAAAATCGCGTTCATTAAAATTAAAGATTATCTTCTGGGTTGCAATCCTTCTTTTTATTTGTTCGGCGCTGATCATTATTTTTGATCATATCTCAAACAATGTGAAAGATAAATTTTCAGATAAATTTATGATTGATGTGTTTGATAGTGTGAGATTGGAAAATGAAAAATTTTACATCAGACGAACGAGTGATACGTTTCAGAACTTTGCTGGTTCCGAGGAGGTCATCAGATATCTGGAAGACGATCGCAGTACCGGGAATATTCAGGTTATTGATGGACTTTTCATAACCCTTGTCCAGGCTTTGAAAATGCGTAAACTAGTGCTGCTGGATAAAAATTATAATGTTGTCTTTTCAAAGAGCGGACAGGATTCGTTTGCCACAGACAATGTGTTTATGACGAACGGATTAAAAAAATTATATGACAAATCTGCGAAGACCTGGGCAAATGAAGGCACCTGTATCGAAGCGGACGGTAAGGTGGTCTTTATTATTGCCACGGCCGTCATCAATGATGATGACCAGGTGGTGGGGATAGCTGCCTGTGAACTGCCGGTTGGAGACCTGGCGCTCTCCCTTGCCAAAATAGTGAAAGGCTACGTGGGATACCAGGGATCTGATTCAACCTTCTCCGGGGCCTGTGACAGCACCTTTTTTGAGCAGGTCTCCCCTGAAAAAAGAAAAAATGCCATCTCAAATACAAGTTTTGTGCTTGAACTCAACTCGGTCTGTAATCCGGAAGCGTTAGAGGCGGCGGCGAAACAGTTAAAAGAGAAAAAGCAGAATCCAAAAGCCGAAAACCATCGCCATTTTTATAAGCTTTATCCCATAGAAGTTGAGGACATTAACAAAAATCATTATAGATATTGGCTGGTTTTGAACTATTCGGCACCGGCTAAAGTCGAAAACAGGCTGGACCTTATCAGGCCCCTGGTCCTTGGGGCGATACTCATTGCCAGCATCCTGTTATTGTTGATATTTTTATCCAGATTAATCAAACCCCTGGAAAAGGTTGTGGATGCATTAAAGGATATTGCCCAGGGTGAGGGCGATTTGACACAAAGGCTTCAGGTTGAGGCCCATAACGAAATTGGAGAGGTGGCCGGCTGGTTTAACGCCTTTGTGGAGCGGGTTCATCAGCTTGTCATTCAAATCGGGGAGAATTCAAATGTTGTTTCCGAGGCTTCGGGACACTTGCAGCAGATATCTGAAAAGCTGGATAAAAGTTCAGATGATTTGTCTGCCATGACCCAGTCTGCCGTATCTGCAACCGATGAGATGAGCATGAGCATGAATTCCGTGGCCGCCGCCGGCGAACAGGCCACCGTTAATCTGGAAGCCGTTGCCGAGGCAGCAGATATAATGAAATCGGGGCTGGGTCAGGTCTCCCAGGAGTGTCAGACCGCCCGGAAGATTTCTGATGATGCCTCTTCCCAGGTCCAGTCTGCATCGCTCAGGGTTGTGGCTTTAGGCGGAGCGGCAAAAGATATCGGCAAAGTGGTTGAAGTGATCACTGAAATAGCCGAACAGACCAATCTTCTTGCATTGAATGCAACCATTGAAGCGGCCAGGGCCGGAGACGCCGGCAAGGGGTTTGCCGTTGTGGCAAGTGAGATAAAAACACTGGCCGCCCAGACCGCCGATGCAACCCTTGAAATCACCAACAAAATCAAAACCATCCAGGATTCTACCGACAACACCGTACAAGACGTGGAAAAGATTGCCGCTGTTATCGAAAAAGTGTCCGGAATCATTGCCGGCATCGCCGGCGAGCTGGAAGAACAGTCGGTTTCTGCGTTCCAGGTGGCCGAAAATATTGCCCAGGCGTCTGAAGGCATGGGCGAGGTCAGTCAAAATATTGCCGAAAGTTCCAATACTGCAACGCAAATTTCAGAAGATATTGCAGGGGTTAGTGCCATTGCCTCCGACATATCCAACGAAGGTTCGAATATGAACCAGAACGCAAAAACATTGTCGGAACTGGCTTTACAACTTCATAACAGTGTCGGGGTATTTAAGGTGTAAGACGCCTTACGGCTATTTTTTTAGATTAAAAACGTTCAAATCTGATAGCTGATGGGAATTTGTATTTCCCATCAGCTATTATTTTTTTTGCTTAAGATAAACCTTGTCCACGTATTTGTCGTCTTCTGTTGAACCATTTTTGTGCTTACTGCATTATGAAATAAAATAAAGACCATCTTTACCCGGGTTCTAAAGTCTGATAAAACCTCGCCCCATAGATAATTGATATTCCAATAGGATATGTTAAAGATGTTTACCACCTCTATAAAAAGATGTTTACCACCTCTATAATTGGTTTAAAAAAGTGAAGGGTCATATAAAATAATTTATGTCCGATTACCATTATCAATACAGCTTGTGTAATGTGCCTTCCTGGGTCATCGGTTCCCGGGAATTCAACGCCGATCCGACCCCGTTAACTGTTCTTGGTGTACGGGAGAGCCATGCTCATTTTTTCAAACAGCTGGACGCACTTTCTACCTGGGAAGACAGGGCTAGAATATTTCGAGATTATATGGAGGTGGCCTTTCATCTTCACCAGTGGCGGGAAAAAGGCGATGACGGTCGAATGCTCAGTATCAAGCACAGTTACTTAAGATTTCTCAGGGGCTGGCTTTTTGAATCCGATTCCATTGAAGGCGCGGTGTTGAAAGGATGGGTGCAAACCCGGATGGGGCTGCCCCCGATCTATCATAACGGCCGGATCAAAGGAAAAGACAGTGACGAGTATTTATCATACATGAAGGATCGGATGAAAGGTTCCGCGCAAACAAACGGTATTTTCAACCAGCTGGATCTTCTTTTTGAATTTGTTCAATACGAGCTGAACCGCCGTGATCCCGAAAGGACCCATATTACCCTTTTCAGAGGTGTCCATGGGTTTTATGATCATGAACTGCTTGAATGGGATAAAAAGACGGGTAAAGGGGTGCTTCGGCTCAATAATTTGAACTCCTTTACCCATGATTTTGAACGGGCCTGGGAATTTGGTACATTCGTTATTGAGGTCCAGGTACCTGTGGCAAAGATTTTTTTTGACGGCGATTTTCTTCATGCCGGGATACTCAGGGGGGAGAAAGAGGTGCTGGTTATCGGCGGTGTGTACGATATTTCCAGACGAATCATCTAACAGCCATGGGCTGAGTTTGACTTGACATAATAACTGCCGGGCACAGCCCGCAACAACGTTGTAAGGCGCTTAGTAACTTACCCAGGCTTTCTTATAAAACAGGAAATTTAGATTGATGCAATCGGTTCGGATACCTGACAGAAAACAAATTGTGGAGAAGGCAAAAGGCGCCTTTGTCGGCCTTGCCATAGGAGATGCGCTCGGGGCAACCACCGAGTTCATGACACCCGAGGAAATTAAAGTACAATATGGCGTGCACAAGCAGATCATTGGCAAGGGGTGGCTCTATCTTAAACCCGGACAGGTCACCGATGATACCCAGATGTCGGTTTGTATCGGACGGGCCATTCAAAAAGCAAACGGCTGGAATCTTACCGCCGTGGCCGACGAGTTTGCCGAGTGGGTCGGCGGCCGGCCCATTGATGTCGGCTCCACATGTGCCCGGGGAATCCGAAACTATATTCTCCATCAAACCCTCGAAGTGAAACCAAGCCGCTGGAGTGCCGGAAACGGGGCGTTGATGCGCATGCTTCCCGTTGCCCTTTATACCCTGGCAAATAAAGATCTTCTTGCCCAATATGTGGTGGAACAGGCCCATATTACGCACAATAACCCCTTGTCTGATGCGGCGTGCATCTTTTTTGGCCGTTTGCTCCATGAGACCATGATGGGTGGTGAACTATTCGGTGAGCTTTTTGCCCTGACCAAAGAGTTTGTCAATGAATATCCTGAATTTTCTTATGTGCCGTATCCGGGCAAAAGCTCTGCCTATGTTGTGGATACGGTGCAGACCGTTTTTCATTTTTTATTTACAACAGACAACTTTGAAGATTGTCTGGTTGGTACCGTAAACCAGGGCGGGGATGCGGATACCACCGGCGCACTGGTCGGAATGCTTGCCGGCGCGGTTTATGGGGTCAACGGGATACCAAAACGCTGGCTGAAACGATTGGATCCCTTTGTGTATACAGAGGTCGAAGCGCTTGCCCAATATTTGGTGGAGCGCTCTCCGGCACTTGTATCATCCAAGCATTAAATTAAAATTGAGTGCGTTGGGATCTATTATTGTCTAAAATAATAAGGAAAAAGGCAAATTTATGACATATCAACATGTATTTAACGACGGAACTGTGTGCGACCTGCCGGTGGGCAAGGTGGTTTGTGTGGGCCGCAACTATGTGGCTCATATCAAGGAACTGGATAATCCCATGCCCACGGAACCCATTTTGTTTATCAAGCCTGCGACATCGCTGCAGCCGATCAGTCAGCCCATTGTGATTCCTGATTTTACCAAGGATTGCCACAATGAGACCGAACTTGCCGTATTGATCGGCAAACAGATTACCCGGGCAAGCCGAGACGAGGTTGAGGCTGCTGTTGCCGGGTTTGGGCTTGCATTGGATCTGACCCTGCGGGATGTTCAGAAATCGCTAAAAGAGAAAGGGCTGCCCTGGGAAAAAGCAAAAGCCTTTGACGGCTCCTGCCCGATGACCCCCTTTATCGGCCCCGACGAACTTGCAGATCCCCAGGATACCCAGTTGAAACTGGAAGTGAACGGCCAGGTGCGCCAAAATGAAAGTACCAAGTTGATGATTAACGGCATATTTGACTTGATCGTTTATATGTCCGGTTTTTTTACTTTGATGCCCGGAGATGTGGTTCTTACCGGGACGCCGGCCGGTGTGG
This window contains:
- a CDS encoding NAD(+)--dinitrogen-reductase ADP-D-ribosyltransferase encodes the protein MSDYHYQYSLCNVPSWVIGSREFNADPTPLTVLGVRESHAHFFKQLDALSTWEDRARIFRDYMEVAFHLHQWREKGDDGRMLSIKHSYLRFLRGWLFESDSIEGAVLKGWVQTRMGLPPIYHNGRIKGKDSDEYLSYMKDRMKGSAQTNGIFNQLDLLFEFVQYELNRRDPERTHITLFRGVHGFYDHELLEWDKKTGKGVLRLNNLNSFTHDFERAWEFGTFVIEVQVPVAKIFFDGDFLHAGILRGEKEVLVIGGVYDISRRII
- a CDS encoding fumarylacetoacetate hydrolase family protein — its product is MTYQHVFNDGTVCDLPVGKVVCVGRNYVAHIKELDNPMPTEPILFIKPATSLQPISQPIVIPDFTKDCHNETELAVLIGKQITRASRDEVEAAVAGFGLALDLTLRDVQKSLKEKGLPWEKAKAFDGSCPMTPFIGPDELADPQDTQLKLEVNGQVRQNESTKLMINGIFDLIVYMSGFFTLMPGDVVLTGTPAGVGALKSGDMLALELDGRFAFSASVA
- a CDS encoding HAMP domain-containing methyl-accepting chemotaxis protein, giving the protein MKKSRSLKLKIIFWVAILLFICSALIIIFDHISNNVKDKFSDKFMIDVFDSVRLENEKFYIRRTSDTFQNFAGSEEVIRYLEDDRSTGNIQVIDGLFITLVQALKMRKLVLLDKNYNVVFSKSGQDSFATDNVFMTNGLKKLYDKSAKTWANEGTCIEADGKVVFIIATAVINDDDQVVGIAACELPVGDLALSLAKIVKGYVGYQGSDSTFSGACDSTFFEQVSPEKRKNAISNTSFVLELNSVCNPEALEAAAKQLKEKKQNPKAENHRHFYKLYPIEVEDINKNHYRYWLVLNYSAPAKVENRLDLIRPLVLGAILIASILLLLIFLSRLIKPLEKVVDALKDIAQGEGDLTQRLQVEAHNEIGEVAGWFNAFVERVHQLVIQIGENSNVVSEASGHLQQISEKLDKSSDDLSAMTQSAVSATDEMSMSMNSVAAAGEQATVNLEAVAEAADIMKSGLGQVSQECQTARKISDDASSQVQSASLRVVALGGAAKDIGKVVEVITEIAEQTNLLALNATIEAARAGDAGKGFAVVASEIKTLAAQTADATLEITNKIKTIQDSTDNTVQDVEKIAAVIEKVSGIIAGIAGELEEQSVSAFQVAENIAQASEGMGEVSQNIAESSNTATQISEDIAGVSAIASDISNEGSNMNQNAKTLSELALQLHNSVGVFKV
- the draG gene encoding ADP-ribosyl-[dinitrogen reductase] hydrolase, which gives rise to MQSVRIPDRKQIVEKAKGAFVGLAIGDALGATTEFMTPEEIKVQYGVHKQIIGKGWLYLKPGQVTDDTQMSVCIGRAIQKANGWNLTAVADEFAEWVGGRPIDVGSTCARGIRNYILHQTLEVKPSRWSAGNGALMRMLPVALYTLANKDLLAQYVVEQAHITHNNPLSDAACIFFGRLLHETMMGGELFGELFALTKEFVNEYPEFSYVPYPGKSSAYVVDTVQTVFHFLFTTDNFEDCLVGTVNQGGDADTTGALVGMLAGAVYGVNGIPKRWLKRLDPFVYTEVEALAQYLVERSPALVSSKH